In Streptomyces nojiriensis, the sequence CGCCCCGGAACCCCGTCCGTTCCCGTCCCCCGGTCCGGTCCGGTCCATTCCGGTCCGTCCGGCCCGGAGCCACCGGGGCCGCTCGCACAGCGAGGAACCGTCATGGACACCGCAATCGCATCCCCGGCGCGGCCGAGGACCGTGCACCACCCACTGCCGTCGGGACCGCAGGCCGCCGGGGAAGCCCGCCGCAGCGCCGCGCGCACCCTGGCCCTGCACCCCGTGCGCTGCCCGCAGGAGACCGCCTGCGACATCCTGCTGATCGCGTCCGAGCTCGCCACCAACGCGGTCCGGCACGCCGTTCCCCCGTACGCGCTCACGATCAGCCTG encodes:
- a CDS encoding ATP-binding protein, with the translated sequence MDTAIASPARPRTVHHPLPSGPQAAGEARRSAARTLALHPVRCPQETACDILLIASELATNAVRHAVPPYALTISLDRGRAGICVSDGSLSLPQRGDGHRADATRGRGLQIVRALGADLFVSRSPRGKQVIAVITWRDG